One stretch of Bradyrhizobium canariense DNA includes these proteins:
- a CDS encoding Tim44/TimA family putative adaptor protein, with amino-acid sequence MDIYTIIFLALAVFIFLRLRNVLGQRTGNERPPYDRAARNVVQGAPDNKVVPIPGAVIDQVPLAPTADVVPPTDRWKGLAEPGTPLAQGLDAIVALDSSFDPRHFLSGARSAYEMIVLAFANGDRRALKDLLSTEVYESFESAIKDREKHEQKTETRFVSIDKAELVNAEARDRAAQLTVRFVSQMVSVTRDKAGTIVDGNPDKVTDITDVWTFARDVTSRDPNWKLVGTGSAH; translated from the coding sequence GTGGATATTTACACCATTATCTTCCTGGCGCTGGCGGTCTTCATCTTTCTGCGTCTGCGCAATGTCCTCGGGCAGCGCACCGGGAACGAACGGCCGCCCTATGATCGTGCGGCGCGCAACGTGGTGCAGGGTGCGCCGGACAACAAGGTTGTTCCGATCCCCGGAGCGGTGATCGACCAGGTGCCGCTGGCGCCGACGGCCGATGTCGTCCCGCCGACCGATCGCTGGAAAGGACTGGCTGAACCCGGCACCCCACTGGCGCAGGGACTCGACGCCATTGTAGCGCTGGATTCGTCTTTCGATCCCAGGCATTTCCTCAGCGGCGCGCGCAGCGCCTATGAAATGATCGTGCTGGCCTTTGCCAATGGCGATCGGCGCGCGCTGAAGGATTTGTTATCAACTGAGGTCTATGAAAGTTTCGAGAGCGCGATCAAGGATCGCGAGAAGCACGAGCAGAAGACCGAAACCCGCTTCGTTTCGATCGACAAGGCCGAGCTTGTGAATGCCGAGGCGCGGGATCGGGCGGCGCAACTGACCGTCCGTTTTGTGTCGCAGATGGTTTCGGTCACCCGCGACAAGGCCGGTACGATCGTCGACGGCAATCCCGATAAGGTCACCGACATCACCGACGTTTGGACATTTGCTCGTGACGTTACCTCACGCGATCCGAACTGGAAGCTGGTTGGCACGGGTAGCGCTCACTAG
- the hslU gene encoding ATP-dependent protease ATPase subunit HslU, translating to MTDFSPREIVSELDRFIVGQADAKRAVSIALRNRWRRLQLTGSLRDEVLPKNILMIGPTGVGKTEIARRLAKLAGAPFIKVEATKFTEVGYVGRDVEQIIRDLVEVAIAQTRERKRKDVQARAQLAAEERVLDALVGANSSAATRDSFRKKLRAGELNDKEIEVETQSSGGMPMFEIPGMPGAQMGAISIGDIFGKMGGRTKTRRLTVEGSHEILVNEESDKLLDSDQLVLEAITAVENNGIVFLDEIDKICVRDGRSGGDVSREGVQRDLLPLIEGTTVSTKHGAVKTDHILFIASGAFHIAKPSDLLPELQGRLPIRVELEALTRDDMRRILTEPEASLIKQYVALMQTEGVTLDITDSAIDALADVAVAVNSTVENIGARRLQTVMERVLDEISFAAPDRNGETIQIDADYVQKHVGDLAKNADLSRFIL from the coding sequence ATGACCGACTTTTCTCCCCGGGAAATCGTTTCCGAACTTGACCGCTTCATCGTTGGCCAGGCCGACGCCAAGCGCGCAGTATCGATCGCGCTGCGCAATCGCTGGCGGCGGCTGCAACTCACCGGCAGCTTGCGCGATGAGGTGCTGCCGAAAAACATCCTGATGATCGGGCCGACCGGCGTCGGCAAGACCGAGATCGCGCGGCGGCTGGCGAAGCTCGCCGGCGCGCCGTTCATCAAGGTAGAGGCCACCAAATTCACCGAGGTCGGCTATGTCGGCCGCGATGTCGAGCAGATCATTCGCGATCTCGTCGAAGTCGCAATCGCACAGACCCGGGAACGCAAGCGCAAGGACGTGCAGGCCCGCGCCCAGCTCGCCGCTGAAGAGCGCGTGCTCGATGCCCTGGTCGGCGCCAATTCAAGCGCCGCGACGCGAGACTCGTTTCGCAAGAAGTTGCGTGCCGGCGAACTCAACGACAAGGAAATCGAGGTCGAGACGCAATCCTCGGGCGGCATGCCGATGTTCGAGATCCCCGGCATGCCCGGCGCGCAGATGGGCGCGATCTCGATCGGCGACATCTTCGGCAAGATGGGTGGACGGACCAAGACCCGCCGCCTCACCGTCGAGGGCTCCCATGAAATTCTGGTCAACGAGGAGTCCGACAAGCTGCTCGACAGCGACCAGCTGGTGCTGGAAGCGATCACTGCGGTCGAGAACAACGGCATCGTGTTTCTTGACGAGATCGACAAGATCTGCGTGCGCGATGGCCGCAGCGGCGGCGATGTCTCGCGCGAAGGCGTGCAGCGCGACCTGCTGCCGCTGATCGAGGGCACCACCGTCTCGACCAAGCACGGTGCGGTCAAGACCGACCATATCCTGTTCATCGCATCCGGCGCGTTTCATATCGCCAAGCCGTCCGATCTGCTGCCTGAATTACAGGGCCGGTTGCCGATCCGTGTCGAGCTGGAAGCGCTGACACGCGACGACATGCGCCGCATCCTGACCGAGCCCGAGGCATCGCTGATCAAGCAATATGTCGCGCTGATGCAGACCGAAGGCGTGACGCTCGACATCACCGACAGCGCCATCGACGCGCTCGCCGACGTGGCCGTGGCTGTGAACTCCACGGTGGAGAACATCGGCGCGAGGCGGCTGCAGACCGTGATGGAGCGCGTGCTCGATGAGATTTCGTTTGCGGCCCCCGACCGTAACGGCGAGACCATCCAGATCGATGCCGATTATGTCCAGAAACATGTCGGCGATCTCGCCAAGAACGCAGATTTGAGCCGGTTCATTCTGTAA
- the dnaQ gene encoding DNA polymerase III subunit epsilon, with protein sequence MREIVLDTETTGLDPLRGDRLVEIGCVEIFNRMPTGQTFHRHINPERDMPAEAFAVHGLSSEFLADKPLFAQVVEEFLEFIADAPLVIHNASFDIGFINAELDRIKRVPIARERLVDTLLLARRKHPGVSNRLDDLCSRYAIDNSRRTKHGALLDAELLAEVYIDLIGARQSQLILASDVRDTRIGGYGEMPRRQRELPLAPRITEEDRAEHRAFVATLSDKPIWNDFLGG encoded by the coding sequence ATGCGTGAAATCGTTCTCGATACCGAAACCACTGGCCTCGATCCGCTGCGCGGCGATCGGCTGGTCGAGATCGGCTGCGTTGAGATTTTCAACCGGATGCCGACCGGCCAGACCTTTCACCGGCATATCAATCCGGAACGCGACATGCCGGCGGAAGCTTTCGCGGTGCATGGTCTTTCGTCTGAATTCCTTGCCGACAAGCCGCTGTTTGCCCAGGTGGTCGAGGAGTTCCTGGAGTTCATCGCCGACGCCCCGCTGGTGATCCACAACGCTTCATTCGACATCGGCTTTATCAATGCCGAGCTCGACCGCATCAAGCGTGTCCCGATTGCCCGCGAACGGCTAGTCGACACGCTTTTGCTGGCACGGCGTAAACATCCCGGCGTTTCGAACCGGCTCGATGACCTCTGCTCGCGTTATGCGATCGACAATTCCCGCCGCACCAAGCATGGCGCGCTGCTCGACGCCGAACTCTTGGCCGAGGTCTATATCGACCTGATCGGGGCGCGGCAGTCGCAGCTGATCCTGGCGTCCGACGTTCGCGATACCCGCATCGGCGGGTACGGCGAAATGCCGCGGCGACAGCGCGAGCTGCCGCTAGCACCGCGGATTACCGAGGAAGATCGCGCGGAGCACCGGGCCTTTGTCGCTACGCTCAGCGACAAGCCGATCTGGAACGATTTTCTAGGCGGGTGA
- a CDS encoding Smr/MutS family protein produces MKRSRSIPELPLPTRRKRALSEEERALWESVAKQTKPLRKKSRPTKAQTVQEAKAQSAAIAIARPEPLSPGKPVRVTKPDVPPTPPPLAPLGRRERSQLSRGRKEIDARLDLHGMTQTRAHRALSDFLQRAHANGLTFVLVITGKGRTTGSESERGVLRRQVPQWLNLPEFRTMVVGFEEAHIGHGGEGALYVRIRRVRI; encoded by the coding sequence ATGAAGCGTTCTCGCTCCATTCCGGAATTGCCGCTGCCAACGCGGCGCAAGCGTGCGCTCAGCGAAGAAGAGCGCGCGTTGTGGGAAAGTGTGGCGAAGCAAACCAAACCCTTGCGGAAAAAATCACGCCCCACAAAGGCGCAGACCGTGCAGGAGGCAAAAGCACAAAGTGCCGCGATCGCCATTGCGCGACCGGAGCCGCTTTCGCCTGGCAAACCTGTGCGCGTGACCAAACCGGACGTTCCGCCCACGCCGCCGCCGCTGGCACCGCTCGGACGCCGCGAGCGTTCGCAACTTTCCCGCGGCAGGAAGGAAATCGATGCAAGGCTCGACCTGCATGGCATGACGCAAACACGCGCTCATCGCGCGCTATCCGATTTTTTGCAGCGCGCGCATGCCAATGGCCTGACTTTCGTCCTGGTCATCACCGGCAAGGGCCGCACGACGGGAAGTGAATCCGAGCGCGGTGTGCTTCGCCGCCAGGTGCCGCAATGGCTCAATCTGCCGGAATTCCGCACCATGGTGGTCGGGTTTGAGGAGGCCCATATCGGCCATGGCGGCGAGGGCGCGCTCTACGTGCGGATCAGGCGGGTCCGAATCTGA
- the mnmE gene encoding tRNA uridine-5-carboxymethylaminomethyl(34) synthesis GTPase MnmE, with the protein MHPREQTIFALSSGRPPSAIAVVRVSGPQAGATLTALAGKLPAARLATRTLLRDSTAQAIDDAVVLWFPGPASATGEDVAEFHVHGGRAVLASLFAALSVFEDVRAAEPGEFTRRAFENGKLDLTEAEALDDLIHADTDRQRRQALRQLKGLLGDRVRDWRTRIIEASALIEAGIDFSDEGDVSAELMAPALVKMAALLGEIEQVLAAQGRAERLRDGLVVAITGPPNVGKSTLMNQLARREVAIVSPHAGTTRDVIEVQLDLDGYPVTVIDTAGIRETDDPVEQEGVRRARARAAEADLVLWLADAPGAEHPHEATTPVWMVRNKVDLDPKKSDATDSGIGVAGEGRPMAEGQRPSNRSDFEISASRGDGLSELISALVMFAQEFFGSGEGGLIARDRQRKLLEQTAASLRRSISVAETSEELAAEDLRAAAQALGRLLGRVDVEDILDVIFREFCIGK; encoded by the coding sequence ATGCACCCTCGGGAACAAACTATTTTTGCGCTGTCATCGGGCCGGCCGCCAAGCGCGATCGCGGTCGTCCGTGTCTCCGGACCGCAGGCCGGCGCCACGCTTACTGCGCTGGCGGGTAAGCTTCCGGCCGCGCGGCTGGCAACCCGAACGCTTCTGCGCGACTCAACTGCGCAGGCGATCGACGACGCGGTGGTGCTCTGGTTTCCGGGGCCGGCCAGCGCGACCGGCGAGGACGTCGCGGAGTTTCACGTTCATGGCGGACGCGCGGTGCTCGCTTCGTTGTTCGCGGCACTTTCGGTATTTGAGGATGTACGCGCGGCGGAGCCAGGCGAGTTTACCCGGCGCGCGTTTGAGAACGGCAAGCTCGATCTCACCGAGGCGGAAGCTCTGGACGACCTGATCCACGCCGACACCGATCGGCAGCGCCGGCAGGCTTTGCGCCAGTTGAAGGGATTGCTGGGCGACAGGGTGCGCGACTGGCGCACGCGGATCATCGAAGCCTCGGCGCTGATTGAAGCCGGAATAGATTTCTCCGACGAAGGCGACGTGTCGGCTGAACTGATGGCGCCGGCACTCGTAAAGATGGCAGCGCTGCTTGGCGAAATCGAGCAAGTCCTTGCGGCACAGGGTAGGGCTGAACGCTTGCGCGATGGGCTCGTGGTTGCGATCACCGGGCCGCCAAACGTCGGCAAGTCGACGCTGATGAATCAACTGGCGCGGCGGGAGGTGGCGATTGTCTCACCTCATGCCGGCACCACGCGCGATGTAATCGAAGTTCAACTCGACCTCGACGGCTATCCGGTGACGGTGATCGATACCGCGGGCATTCGCGAAACCGATGATCCCGTAGAGCAGGAGGGTGTGCGTCGGGCGCGCGCACGGGCGGCGGAAGCTGACCTGGTATTGTGGCTGGCGGATGCGCCGGGCGCAGAGCATCCACACGAGGCGACCACGCCGGTATGGATGGTGCGCAACAAGGTCGATCTCGATCCCAAAAAATCCGACGCAACGGATTCTGGAATTGGCGTTGCGGGTGAGGGTCGTCCAATGGCCGAGGGCCAACGGCCGAGCAACAGATCCGATTTTGAAATTTCAGCAAGCCGTGGCGACGGACTTTCCGAATTGATCTCCGCGCTGGTGATGTTTGCGCAGGAATTCTTTGGCTCCGGGGAGGGCGGTCTGATCGCCCGCGACCGGCAGCGAAAATTGCTGGAGCAGACGGCAGCGTCATTGCGTCGCAGCATTTCCGTGGCGGAGACAAGCGAAGAGCTTGCTGCCGAAGATTTGCGGGCTGCCGCCCAGGCGCTGGGAAGGCTGCTGGGCCGGGTTGATGTTGAGGATATTCTGGACGTGATCTTTCGAGAATTTTGTATCGGAAAGTAA
- the secB gene encoding protein-export chaperone SecB yields MTNGNGAPPEAASPPQLNVLAQYTKDLSFENPNAPASLGPQPQPPSINIQINVNANNIAENEYEVALLIEGKAENNGKVMFSFDLTYAGVFRIVNVPPENLHPLIMIECPRLLFPFAREIIATSVRDGGFPPLMLDPVDFVGLYRQNMERQAAVAQAAQVKPS; encoded by the coding sequence ATGACCAACGGTAACGGCGCGCCCCCTGAGGCAGCCTCTCCCCCCCAGTTGAACGTGCTGGCGCAGTATACCAAGGACCTGTCGTTCGAAAATCCGAACGCGCCGGCCTCGCTAGGACCGCAACCGCAGCCGCCTTCGATCAATATCCAGATCAACGTCAACGCCAACAACATTGCCGAAAACGAATATGAAGTGGCGCTTTTGATCGAGGGCAAGGCGGAAAACAACGGCAAGGTCATGTTCAGCTTCGACCTCACCTATGCCGGCGTGTTCCGCATCGTCAACGTGCCGCCGGAAAATCTGCACCCGCTGATCATGATCGAATGCCCGCGGCTGTTGTTCCCGTTCGCACGGGAAATCATCGCGACTTCGGTCCGCGATGGCGGTTTCCCGCCGCTGATGCTCGATCCCGTCGATTTCGTCGGTCTGTACCGCCAGAACATGGAACGGCAAGCCGCCGTCGCGCAGGCCGCACAGGTCAAGCCGAGCTAG
- the hemJ gene encoding protoporphyrinogen oxidase HemJ: MYEWIKALHVIAVISWMAGMLYLPRLFVYHCDAEVGSKQSETFKVMERRLLKAIINPAMIVTWLAGLYLAWIGHWFAAGWLHGKLLLVLLLSGVHGFFARCVKDFAADRNLRSQRFYRFINEVPTLLMIGIVILVVVKPF, translated from the coding sequence ATGTATGAATGGATCAAGGCGCTGCACGTGATTGCAGTCATCTCGTGGATGGCCGGCATGCTCTATTTGCCGCGGTTGTTCGTGTATCATTGCGATGCCGAGGTTGGATCGAAGCAGTCCGAGACGTTCAAGGTGATGGAACGTCGATTGCTGAAAGCAATCATCAATCCGGCGATGATTGTGACATGGCTGGCCGGACTCTACCTGGCGTGGATCGGTCACTGGTTCGCCGCCGGGTGGTTGCATGGGAAACTTCTGCTGGTGCTGCTGCTGTCGGGCGTCCACGGCTTTTTTGCCCGCTGCGTGAAGGACTTTGCCGCCGACCGCAATCTCAGAAGTCAGAGATTCTATCGCTTTATCAATGAGGTACCCACGTTGCTGATGATCGGGATCGTGATCCTCGTGGTGGTGAAGCCGTTTTAG
- the coaE gene encoding dephospho-CoA kinase (Dephospho-CoA kinase (CoaE) performs the final step in coenzyme A biosynthesis.) translates to MIILGLTGSIGMGKSTTAKLFADAGVPVYDADATVHMIYEGEAAPAIEAAFPGTTVNGRVDRAKLSAQVVHDAQAMKRLEQVVHPMLRSHHQKFLDEAEQSGAPVAVVDVPLLFETGGEKRVDAVVVVTTSPQVQRERILARDNMTAEKLDYILARQLPDAEKRQRADFIVDTSHGLDPVRARIRDILDEAAKMPRRRP, encoded by the coding sequence ATGATAATTCTTGGGCTGACCGGTTCGATCGGGATGGGGAAATCAACCACCGCCAAGCTGTTCGCTGATGCGGGCGTCCCGGTTTACGACGCCGATGCCACCGTTCACATGATCTACGAAGGCGAGGCAGCGCCGGCGATCGAGGCGGCGTTCCCAGGCACGACCGTTAACGGCAGGGTCGATCGTGCCAAACTATCAGCGCAAGTAGTGCACGATGCGCAGGCGATGAAGCGGTTGGAACAGGTCGTTCATCCGATGCTGCGCAGCCACCATCAAAAATTCCTCGATGAGGCCGAGCAGTCCGGCGCGCCTGTCGCAGTCGTGGATGTGCCGCTGCTGTTCGAGACCGGTGGCGAGAAGCGTGTCGATGCGGTGGTCGTGGTCACGACATCGCCCCAAGTTCAGCGCGAGCGAATCCTCGCGCGCGACAACATGACCGCCGAAAAACTCGATTACATTCTGGCGCGGCAACTGCCGGATGCCGAAAAACGCCAGCGCGCGGATTTTATCGTGGATACGTCGCATGGTCTTGATCCCGTTCGCGCCCGAATCCGGGACATCCTGGACGAGGCTGCTAAGATGCCGCGGCGGCGACCCTGA
- the rho gene encoding transcription termination factor Rho — MREIKLQDLKSKTAAELVSFAEENGVENASTMRKQELMFAILKQLAIAETDIIGEGVVEVLSDGFGFLRSPDANYLPGPDDIYVSPSQIRRFGLRTGDTIEGHIRSPKEGERYFALLKVNTLNFEDPEKSKHKVNFDNLTPLFPDQRFRLELEDPTRKDLSARVIDIVAPIGKGQRALIVAPPRTGKTVLMQNIAHSITANHPECYLIVLLIDERPEEVTDMQRSVKGEVVSSTFDEPAVRHVQVAEMVIEKAKRLVEHGRDVVILLDSITRLGRAYNTVVPSSGKVLTGGVDANALQRPKRFFGAARNIEEGGSLTIIATALVDTGSRMDEVIFEEFKGTGNSELILDRKVSDKRTFPAIDISRSGTRKEELITDPQLLKKMYVLRRILNPMGTMDAIDFLLDKLRNTKNNSEFFDSMNT, encoded by the coding sequence ATGCGGGAAATAAAACTTCAAGATCTCAAATCCAAAACAGCGGCCGAGCTGGTCTCGTTCGCGGAAGAAAATGGGGTCGAAAACGCCAGCACCATGCGCAAGCAGGAGCTGATGTTCGCCATTCTCAAGCAGCTTGCGATCGCGGAAACCGACATCATCGGCGAAGGCGTCGTCGAGGTTTTGTCTGACGGCTTCGGCTTCCTGCGCTCGCCTGATGCCAATTACCTGCCAGGGCCGGATGACATCTACGTCTCGCCTTCGCAGATCCGCCGCTTTGGTTTGCGCACCGGCGATACCATCGAGGGCCACATCCGCAGCCCGAAAGAAGGCGAGCGCTACTTTGCGCTGCTCAAGGTCAACACGCTGAATTTCGAGGACCCGGAAAAGTCCAAACACAAGGTCAATTTCGACAATCTGACACCGCTGTTTCCCGATCAGCGCTTCCGGCTCGAGCTCGAGGACCCTACCAGAAAAGACCTTTCTGCAAGGGTGATCGACATCGTGGCCCCGATCGGCAAGGGCCAGCGCGCACTGATCGTGGCGCCGCCGCGCACCGGTAAAACCGTGCTAATGCAGAACATCGCGCATTCGATCACCGCCAATCATCCCGAATGCTATCTGATCGTGCTTTTGATCGACGAGCGTCCGGAAGAAGTCACGGACATGCAGCGCTCGGTGAAAGGCGAGGTGGTTTCATCCACCTTCGACGAACCGGCGGTGCGTCACGTCCAGGTCGCCGAGATGGTCATCGAGAAGGCCAAGCGATTGGTCGAGCACGGTCGCGACGTGGTGATCCTGCTTGATTCGATTACGCGTCTGGGCCGTGCCTACAACACCGTGGTGCCGTCATCCGGCAAGGTGCTGACCGGCGGTGTCGACGCCAACGCGTTGCAGCGGCCCAAGCGCTTCTTCGGCGCCGCGCGCAACATCGAGGAGGGCGGTTCGCTCACCATCATCGCGACCGCGCTGGTCGATACTGGCAGCCGTATGGACGAGGTGATCTTTGAAGAATTCAAGGGCACCGGCAACTCAGAACTGATCCTCGATCGCAAGGTTTCGGACAAGCGGACCTTCCCGGCGATCGATATTTCGCGTTCCGGCACCCGCAAGGAAGAGCTGATCACCGATCCGCAGCTCCTGAAGAAAATGTACGTGCTGCGCCGGATCCTCAATCCGATGGGCACCATGGACGCGATCGACTTCCTGCTCGACAAGCTGCGCAACACCAAGAACAACTCGGAATTCTTCGATTCGATGAATACCTGA
- a CDS encoding Maf family protein, which produces MSIWRSKHPLILASQSRARQALLTNAGIAFDAFPADIDERAIQRASGLSAPGDIASLLAREKAVSVSSGHPGRFVVGADQTLALGNRLFSKPADRAQAVDQLRTLSGASHELHSAIAVARDGKIVFETISVARMTMRLLTEAEIGAYLDEAGEAVTASVGAYQLEGLGIHLFEQFSGDHFTILGLPLLPLLAFLRSEKLLAV; this is translated from the coding sequence ATGTCCATCTGGCGCAGCAAACATCCATTAATACTCGCTTCCCAAAGCCGTGCGCGGCAGGCATTGCTGACCAATGCCGGCATCGCTTTTGACGCCTTTCCAGCTGACATCGATGAGCGAGCGATCCAGCGAGCCTCAGGCCTTTCCGCGCCCGGCGACATTGCCTCACTTCTTGCGCGGGAAAAGGCCGTTTCGGTGTCGTCGGGTCATCCCGGCAGATTCGTTGTCGGCGCAGATCAGACATTGGCGCTCGGGAACCGGCTGTTCAGCAAGCCGGCTGATCGCGCGCAGGCCGTCGATCAGCTACGCACGCTTTCTGGAGCGAGCCATGAACTGCACTCTGCAATTGCTGTCGCGCGGGATGGCAAGATAGTGTTCGAAACCATCTCCGTCGCGCGTATGACGATGCGGCTGTTAACCGAGGCTGAAATCGGCGCTTATCTCGATGAAGCCGGAGAGGCCGTGACGGCCAGTGTCGGTGCTTACCAGCTCGAGGGGCTCGGCATTCACTTGTTCGAACAATTCTCCGGTGATCATTTCACCATCCTGGGGCTGCCATTACTGCCATTGCTGGCGTTTTTGCGCAGCGAGAAGCTGCTTGCGGTGTGA
- a CDS encoding pyruvate, water dikinase regulatory protein: MPTTGNYFHLHLVSDSTGETLITVARAVAAQYANVTPVEHVYPLVRSQKQLDRVLDEIEEAPGIVLFTLLEKDLVARLEAKCQQINIPSLSIIGPVMQLFQAYLGAATTGRVGAQHTLNAEYFKRIDALNYTMIHDDGQHVEGLEEADVVLVGVSRTSKTPTSIYLANRGIRTANVPLVPGIAIPHQLENLKKPLVVSLHATPERLIQIRQNRLLSMGAGPGNDDYIDRQAVADEVAFSRRLSAKFNWAQLDVTRRSIEETAAAILKLFTDRQRQHLSE; this comes from the coding sequence GTGCCCACGACCGGCAACTATTTTCATCTTCACCTGGTGTCTGATTCGACCGGCGAGACGCTGATTACCGTCGCGCGCGCGGTCGCTGCCCAGTACGCCAATGTGACGCCGGTGGAGCATGTCTATCCGCTGGTGCGCAGTCAGAAGCAGCTCGATCGCGTGCTCGACGAGATCGAGGAGGCACCCGGCATTGTCTTGTTCACGCTGCTGGAGAAGGATCTGGTCGCGCGGCTGGAAGCGAAATGCCAGCAAATCAACATTCCGAGCCTTTCGATCATCGGCCCGGTGATGCAATTGTTTCAGGCCTATCTCGGCGCGGCGACCACCGGACGCGTCGGCGCGCAGCACACGTTGAATGCAGAATATTTCAAGCGGATCGACGCGTTGAACTACACGATGATCCACGATGATGGTCAGCATGTCGAAGGCCTCGAAGAGGCCGATGTCGTTCTGGTCGGGGTGTCCCGCACATCGAAGACTCCGACCTCGATTTATCTGGCCAACCGTGGCATTCGCACCGCGAATGTTCCTCTGGTGCCGGGCATCGCGATCCCGCATCAATTGGAGAATTTGAAAAAGCCGCTGGTGGTCAGTCTGCACGCGACACCGGAGCGGCTGATCCAGATCCGGCAGAACAGGTTGTTGAGCATGGGCGCGGGTCCCGGCAATGACGACTATATCGATCGCCAGGCGGTCGCGGATGAAGTTGCGTTTTCACGGCGTCTAAGCGCCAAGTTCAATTGGGCGCAGCTCGACGTTACCAGGCGATCAATTGAAGAAACCGCGGCGGCGATATTAAAATTGTTTACAGACCGGCAGCGGCAGCATCTTTCGGAATAA
- the mltA gene encoding murein transglycosylase A translates to MQAGIRNFRSRNGAGYAAAAVAIAVSLSLAPKPADGSRPHHLPYPQLAWPLVINGSQYAPVAWADIAGWNEDDHLAAFKTFRASCKAISAQSGPAATDPRALGISLREPCHAARAAEITDNAKAGAFFEEHFLPLQISRLGEDAGFVTGYYEPIIDGSRTKTDVYTVPVYRRPSNLFVRGFTQDSPELPNKGDVFRKIGRRKLVPYYDRGEIEDGVIAGRGLEICWLKSQTDLLFAQIQGSARVRLEDGSTIRINYAAHNGYPYTPVGRVLIDRGIIPKDQMSMQKIREWMDQNPDGAKELRRQNRSYIFFREVQLSDKDEAVGAQGVPLTPGRSIAVDKSLHVYGTPFFIAGELPIESEHSKTPFRRLMIAQDTGSAITGPARADLYFGAGADAAKVSGRLRHNMQFVMLVPKSLDPMALGRKMPLPDPRPSAKIAKLFPQVNPLKNQQKDQKNPAPAAPQASTTSPTSTAQADATTSVPLPAARPDIAPSREGRRHRRSRRDHGDR, encoded by the coding sequence CTGCAAGCTGGTATCAGGAATTTCAGATCGAGGAACGGCGCCGGATATGCCGCGGCGGCGGTGGCGATTGCTGTCAGCCTGTCACTCGCTCCGAAGCCGGCGGACGGTTCACGTCCACACCATCTGCCATATCCTCAACTCGCCTGGCCGCTGGTGATCAACGGCAGTCAATATGCCCCGGTCGCATGGGCCGATATCGCAGGCTGGAACGAGGACGACCATCTGGCGGCGTTCAAGACGTTCCGCGCCAGCTGCAAGGCGATCTCAGCACAATCGGGCCCCGCCGCCACTGATCCGAGAGCCTTGGGCATCTCCTTGCGTGAGCCTTGCCACGCAGCCAGAGCCGCCGAGATCACCGATAACGCCAAGGCCGGGGCTTTTTTCGAAGAACATTTCCTTCCCTTGCAGATCTCGCGGCTCGGGGAAGATGCGGGCTTCGTGACCGGCTACTACGAACCCATTATCGATGGATCAAGGACGAAAACCGACGTCTACACCGTGCCGGTCTATCGCCGCCCTTCCAATCTGTTTGTACGGGGCTTCACGCAGGACTCTCCCGAGCTGCCCAACAAGGGCGACGTGTTTCGCAAGATCGGCCGCCGCAAGCTCGTGCCCTATTACGATCGCGGCGAGATCGAAGACGGCGTCATTGCCGGCCGCGGCCTCGAAATATGCTGGCTGAAAAGCCAGACCGATCTCTTGTTCGCGCAAATCCAGGGCTCGGCGCGCGTGCGTCTCGAAGATGGCTCGACCATCCGGATCAATTATGCCGCGCATAATGGTTATCCCTATACGCCGGTCGGGCGCGTCCTGATCGATCGCGGCATCATTCCGAAAGACCAGATGTCGATGCAGAAGATCAGGGAATGGATGGATCAAAACCCCGACGGCGCCAAGGAATTGCGGCGTCAGAACCGCTCCTACATCTTCTTTCGCGAAGTGCAGCTCTCCGACAAGGACGAAGCCGTCGGCGCGCAGGGCGTGCCGCTGACGCCGGGGCGCTCGATCGCGGTCGATAAATCACTGCACGTCTACGGCACGCCGTTTTTCATCGCAGGCGAACTTCCGATCGAATCAGAGCATTCGAAAACGCCGTTTCGCCGGCTGATGATTGCGCAGGACACCGGCTCGGCGATCACAGGCCCCGCGCGTGCCGATCTTTATTTCGGCGCGGGCGCGGATGCCGCGAAGGTGTCGGGCCGGCTCCGGCACAATATGCAGTTCGTCATGCTGGTGCCGAAAAGCCTCGATCCGATGGCGCTGGGCCGCAAGATGCCGCTGCCGGACCCGAGGCCGTCGGCGAAAATCGCAAAACTGTTTCCGCAAGTTAATCCGTTAAAGAACCAGCAAAAGGATCAAAAGAACCCAGCGCCAGCCGCCCCGCAGGCATCTACCACCTCGCCAACATCAACGGCACAGGCTGACGCCACAACGTCCGTCCCGCTGCCCGCCGCACGACCGGACATAGCACCGAGCCGCGAGGGGCGCCGCCATCGACGCTCTCGTCGCGATCACGGAGACCGATGA